One Osmerus eperlanus chromosome 2, fOsmEpe2.1, whole genome shotgun sequence genomic window, GATCCACGGCAACTAAGTATGGAGATCAAAGGATGGAGATCAAAGCTCTCACCTACAGAATCGCTGACTGCTGAAAGCTGCCCGTTCTTTTTGGTGCAGACATACTTCCCGTTGCTGGCCTTGAGAGCCACTCTCCGGCCGAGCCATTCAATGTCAAACATGGTGTTGGCGTCCCTGTAGGGGGATGTGTGAAGGGCAGGCAGGGGTCACAAGCTTCATTTTAACACAAGCACCTGAATTCCATTACCAGGAGCTGAATACCACATTCTTACACTTCTGTCGCTGTGGACTGTATCCCGCCGTGAGACACCAGTGTCCAATAAGTGCCTCCGTTGGTCCGGAACATGCACTTCTTGCTCTCCTTGTCAATCTCCATCTGGAacgtctccatgtctgtctctacATCCTGATTGGCCGAGATACTCACCCCTGGTCgacaaaagagaggaagaaagccgACAGTTCCAATTATTGCACCATTACTCCACGGACAATGAGTATAAAGACGCTATCTCTTTTTATAAGCCATTTAGAACCCTAAGCATTTAAAGGGAAATGTGAACACAGTGAAAATGTGACATCTAATTATTAACCTGTCAACAATCCCCTATAGTTACATTGTCACCACAGGATCAGACATAAGCCTCTCGTCCTATTCTCCTCAACCTAATATCACCTTCAATCTGCAGTGCTATTGAGAGCTGTACTGCATTGCTTCTTAGAAAGAAGTACAAAAATATAGCTGAAGAACTATGTATATTATAGGTATAGGAAATGTCGATCTGTATCAATCTGTTCATTTggatatatattcatatatattatgaatAGTACATTTTATAAAGTAAACATTCCTGTATAGTATGTGATGCCTCTTGAAATAGGTACATGAAAGTAGAGAGATTTGGCTGATGTGACCAACTGCATTATATTATACATCTCAATTGCGTTATATTGTATGCTATTTTGGTATTTTGAAGTGATACACGGCCTACATTTATCTGTGAGGTATTGGTGCCTCGAGGTGGCGTGGAGCGACCTTGGCACTGCATTTGTGCGCCCTCCTGCTGGGCAGATGAGCCTGTCACTTGCCCTTCTGTCTTATCCTGCCACTTTATCTGTCTTACAAACCCTCCTTGTCCTGTCGGAGCAGATACTTGGAACCACCGAGGCATATGCTCTGATAGATCAATAGAGATCGGAGACAACAGCTGATCAAACACGATTGATAGCACATTGTTCATAATGTCCCTATATAGGTTACTTGTACATTAAGTGTTGATTCATTCAAATACCCCAGGAGCTTGACACTAACCCCTGAAACACGGTTAGAACTGTGCACCTCCAGTTCTCGAGTATCTGATACACTCACATATGCTGCATTATTCATACTGTACATTGAATCATCTGATGAATGAGTCAAATTTCAAATGTAAGTGGTTCACTCGGGTTCACTCGTCAGCCCGTGCCCCATCCCTCAGCCCGAGATTGTGTAATAGCATTATGTGCTCCACGTGGAGCTTCTGCAGAGCAACAGCACGGTAAACCTTCAGTGTGCGGTCGGCATTTCCATGTTCCTTTCCTATCCTATACTTTATGTGAATGACATGATAAATGTAAAACTCGAAATGGATAAAAAGCCATCAGTCTTCTAATTTGCCTCAGATTTAGATGTGACTAAATGACTCAATTGAAGCTCTACGCATTGTGTGCATAAGTACCCCTGTTGGATTTACATCCTGCTTCACACAATGTCACACTGTATGGTGTAACCAAAGCACCTAAAAGACAAGACTGCTTCTGGTAAACATCCCCCATATTCTAACAGCCTTTGAAACAACAAGCACCTCTCTGGTTATCCAACAGCTACAGCAGCTGCAGGCCTGCCTACACCCCCTCCATGACCCCACGTAAAACCCCAGTGTCTGTCCGCTCAACTGAATTAGTGTGAACATACGACCCTTACAGTAGACTGCTACTGGTCTGCTAGCTGTGGTTCAATTTAGATGCCACAGAAATATCCCCTCAACCTTTCTCTTAAGCCTGTTACCACCCTAATCCCACACACCCAACCATGCTGCTCCTTCGCTTGCGCTAATTCCATCTGTGGTGAAATGCAAATCTTCACCACAGGGCCCACTAAGCAGCTTTTGTTGTTCCTGGTTCCTGAAGAAggaaaaataaatgtgttggaGCTGAAGCTACGGGCAAAATCCTGCCAACATCACACGGTTCAGACAGGGCATCTTGTGTGGGCAGAGTTGTCAGGTGGGGGCATCGTAGTCAAATTGTTTTCAATGTGACCTGAGGATCATTTTACTTCAAGCAATATGCAAATTCCAAACATACTCTTGGGTATGTTGGAATAACATTGGGGTCATTTTAGTTTAATGCAGTAGTTCAAGACCAGTTGGCGAGCATGAGATGCCAGTTTGGTGCTTAAGGAGAAATGTCATCAACGTGACTTTGCCCCATTAGTATATAATTACAGCGACATAAATTAATTGACATGCAAATGGCCTAAAGTAACTTTTTTCTCCCAAGGACGTTGTGAAGCAGTATGATATCAAACAAGTCATACAATATTGGTCCTCAGTCTTTTAAGTAAGCATCAACCTAGCACAATAATAACaatcattataaaaaaaaaacgcttCCACTGTTGTTGTCATTGCTCTTCAGCCTTTCCACCTGTCTTTACCTCCTGTTCAACAGCGCAGATCCCAATGTCTGCTCTCCAACCCAAGTCCATCCCCAGAGCTGACTCTGGACATGGTAACTAATCTGTCTGGACACAGCTCCCATTTTAACCAGCCTATCGCTGTCTGTACGGCCTAATGGCCCGCaagctgctacacacaccatggAGAGACCTCATTACAACCACTTGTTGTTGGAAAAATAAGTCCACTCTCACTGCAAGGATAAGGTCTGGGAGCGACCAGTATCAGTCTAACACTATCATCAATCCTGGTTCTGGTCACTGCTAATTAAAAAACACCCTCTGGATGTGTGTCATGGGAGTCATCTGCCCTTGTCCTAATCTTCAATGGACACACAGTGAAAATGACAAAGCCCATTACCACAATTACCCCTTACGGCAGGCAGCTCTCAACCACTCCCTGGATCACAGGGTGTAACCATGGATCCCTCTCAGGTCTACAGGGACAAGTGTTGCTCAACTGCTCATGTGTATGAATTCCGGCCTTTTTATGGTTCATCTGATTGCTGTGTTGAGTGCCATGGTTTAAACCTACATTGTCAGTGTCAGTGCCAAAGGTATTGACACCAGTGTAGGAGTTTATATTTTTGGTGTACATTCGTTGATGGCATGTTCATCACATTTGGGTAAAGAACGTGTCATCCCTAAACCACCACTAAAGCGTCGGACACTGAAAAAGCCCCACATGTCCTAGGACTAGTCTCAACCTTAGGACGGAGCACAATACAGAGTTTGTTCTCACGGTACAACATTTGCTTCTTACAAACCCAAGCAAGTGATTTGTAAACACGTTTTTTCTGTTATACAGCAAGGCGTTCAATAACAGTACAAAACAGCTAAGTGCTCTGTTTTTCACATGGAAGCCCACACTTACGGTTGCCTCAGTGTTCTGTTTCAACAGGAAAGGGACTTATTTCTCGTTCGGACCGTTCAGCATGGACAATCAAGCAATCGGGCTTCTATGACAGTGAAAACTCTTTCATCCTGCTCTTCTCCTGCACTGACAGATTAGAAGATACCTTTAACATAGCACGGTGACAAAAAGCCTTTCCGGTGTGCAATTCCCACCCATACACTATAGGCAGTCTCTTCAACCATGTGTGAAGCTTTGCAAGTGGCAAAAGCAATTTCCATGTAATTATGGCCCACTTTAAGAACCAACAGCTTCCCATATTGATCATGCAGTCTTACACATTTAAATGGAAGGTATAAAACACCTCTTGTTCggttcccggctgtgccaaatgacgttgtgtccttgggcaaggcacttcaccctacttgccttgggggagaatgtccctgtacttactgtaagtcgctctggataagagtgtctgctaaatgtaatgtaaaaaacgAATCTTTTTGTCTTGCAGAGGTATGGTAATACACGAAACACGTGGTCATCCTCTCAGAGGTATAGACTGATTACCTTGCTTGACTGAGACAAATCTTTTGTTGGCAGCCTGGAAAAGTACTTGGGGGTGACTCTCCTCGAGGTCGAACAGCTCATCCTTGCCGGGCTTGGAGCAGCGTCCCGAGCGCAGTGTGCCGGTGGGGCCCATGGGGGTCAGGTACTTCCCATCGCAGTCCTTGAACGCCAGCTTGCCAGACTTGAGCTCCAGGGTGAAGGCGGTGGCGGGGGCGTTCGCCTTCACCAGCTTGCCGTCGTTGCTGAGGAAGCGGCTGTCGCACGTCTTCAGGCTGTACTTGCCCTCCGCGTACACCAGGGTGACCAGGGAGTCCACCCCCCAGGGGATGTTACTGGCCACGGAGATCTCTCCCTCCGACGCCGACAGGTGGGCGTAGCGCTTGCGGGCCACGCTGAGCAGGCTggcctgggggtggagggccAGGTGGACCGCCCACAGCTCCGGCTCTCCGATGGCCTGGGCGAAGCAGGAGAGGTAGTCGGCCGAGCCCCCGAAGTAGCGCGTGTAGGGCTCCGACTGGAAGGCCCAGCGGCCGTCCGACTGGGCCACGATCAGGAAGCGACAGTCGGAGTTGGGCTTCTCCGCTCCGCAGCTGACCTTGCCGTCCTTGTCGGAGGCGAGGTAGCGTCCCAGGTGGCTCCGCAGGAACACCACCTGGCCGTCCTGGTCCTCCTGCTCCAGCATCCAGATCTGCTTCTTCTTCATGCTGGATGCCGAGGCGTTCACTTTGAAGCCAAAGGCCTCCGCCGTCAAGTAGCGGCTCTCGTGGTTGATGAGGCCAAACTGCAGCTTCAGGGCTTTGTTTATCCCGTTTGTGGACATCTTTGATCCGTCCACGCAGCAGCAGCACACGGAGAGAAAAAAGGTTTAAGACAAACAAGGGGAAGGGTGAAGGGGGGAAGTGTGCATGAAGTACAAAAAGGGGGCAAAATATCAAATTCCTCTCCCACTTCCTTGGCTTTCGTTGAAAATGACCCCCTCCGAGTGCTCTCCCGACATTGAATGCCCaggttctctctctgttactgcactctctctctctctctctctctctctctctctctctctctctctctctctctctctctctctctctctctctctcgctctcgctctcgctctcgctctctccctgccaccctccccctctatctttctttctctctctcttccccagagGGCTCGCACAGGCGCTTGCTCGCTGTTCGTTAATCAGTCGGGATTAAAATCAGCAGGACACAGCATCTCAATCCAACAAGCTGCTGACGTCCCATGCCAGTGCAGtaacccaacctctctctctctcacagtcacactctgtccctctctcacttAAACCTGCTAAACTTGTCACCTTCTTTGCTTTTTTGACCCCCCTCATCTTCCCCTCCCATACTTTCACGATATCTCATACTCTCTATTACACTGACAGACAAATGTCTATGTCCCTAGTCCTTGCCCACCCCCCATTTAGGCCTGCATCTACCGGCCAGCCCATCAAACCAGAGGATTATCCTGCTCTGATCTGCTGGCCAGGCAAAGCCTAATTAAAAAACATCCAGGGAGTAAAggtgctcttctctctctctctctctctctctctctctctctctctctctctctctctctctctctctctctctctctctctctctctctctctctctctctctctctctctctctctctctctctctctctctctctctctctctctttccccctctctctccctactctccctctctctctctgtctctttctctccctctctcgctctttccccctctctctccctactctcctcctcgtctACCAGTCCCTCTCTCGCTTTCAAAGAAGTTTCTACCTGATCATAATGACTATTTGAATCATTCAAACTCCTTGATTTAAATAGGCATTTGCATATATGTATAAAAGACCAGAGCAGATTGGAATCTCTTCAAGTCTTTTTCATACTTTTGAACACACGTTTAAACAGACTTTGGTTGGGTTGGGTTGCTTAGTGGGCACAAAGGCTGTTCACAGCTGTAGCTCAGTTTCAGCAACAATAGGAATCATATTGACCCCTTAAAGGCAAAACCATGTACAGTAAaggatttgtgtaaaaaatataCAAATTCCCCGCCAAAATAAAGTTTGAATATAAACAAATCTGATTGATTTCCCTCAAGAAAAGCCCTTTGACCGCAAACTCAACTCATGCTCATCACAAATCTCAATAGAGCCTTTGTCTTTCACTCCTGCCTCCAGCTTTCTCCTTTGACCGCATGCCAGCGGTCAGAGGCCAGAAACCAGGATCTACCAAACTAAGAAAACCACTAACCCTTTTCCCTCTGCTTTCTTCTTAAATAGGAAGTCCTGTATGCAAAAAAAAGTCTGAGATATACCTAACAGCTTCACCaaggtaggtaggtgtgtggaatggagtgtgtgtgtcttgtgtgtgtgtgtgtgtgtgtgtgtgtgtgtgtgtgtgtgtgtgtgtgtgtgtgtgtgtgcgtgtgtgtgtgtggcattatGTGACATTAATGACTACTTTCAGCTGTGGCTGAGTGTTCTCGATAAGTGGGATTTTACAGAAAATGTAAGAATCTACTTGAGCCTGTCAGAGGGCACAAGATGTACAGCCATCGACATTGTCAACCACCTGCTGATTGAACCCTTCTCCATTCACAGGTCAAAGTTCTCTGAGAGAAGAGGCCAGCAATACTTCACACCAGATCACACTGACATTGTTCTGTCCAATGTGTGTCAGTCACTACTACTATCTGACCCTCTATGTCAATCTTGTTACAGCTGTCAGTCGGCATTTAGGCTCTATAGCTCACCTGTTGTGCTGCTTGAGTACATGAGCCTGTCATCCCAGAAGAGGAACATGAAGGATCCCCTTTACCCTCGCCTTAAACGCAGCTCGCTCATTTCCAATGCGGACTCTCAATCCACAccttcttctctgcttgagagcTTATTAACCTAGCCATAGACCAGGTAATGCACGTTGTTCTTGCTGGAATTGGATCTTTCATTCAGTCAAATGTCCAGGTGATGCTTGGGAGACTGTGACTGTGGTCATGTAGGGGCAATGCTGACGTGAAGTCAAGCAGACCTGGCCCTGAACTCGACACAGACCTCAGACATCACGGCTCTCTCAAACAGAAAACTCCTTAATGATCCAGGAAATTCGTTTCTGATGCTGATTGCTGACAGCTATTCTTGTCGATCCCATGCTGAGTTAATCCTGTATTTCACTTGGTGTTTCAATGGAAGTGGCACAGAGAGCTCCAGCGTCTAATAATAGACTGCTTCCTCACACTTGTAAtccacctctgacctctgcacCTGTATGAACCTGCTTATCTTCTCAGAGGTATGGCTGTTGGCCCTCTAATGGCTGAGCAGAAATTCAGCACGCTTCCATTTCTGTGGGTTTATATGTTTCTTTAAATGCCAGTGTAGCATAAATACAAGAAACTTGTACTGAATAATTAAGTAATAAAGTACTTTGATGGAAACTCCTTGCATGGGTAAATTTCGATTGTGAAATTTGAACTAATTTGACCAGTCTTGCATATACAGTAATTGCTTTGTCTGTTGTTCACTGGGGCCTCTGTGTCCTTTAAAATCTCTTTTGTAATGGAGATTATGTTGTTAGAGTAGGTTTAATGATAAGGCACTAAGACCTGTTACAGAGAaaattcaaaatgtatttgtagctTTGTTCCACTGGGGGGCAATGTTGCCTTACATAAAGCAACCAGAACAAAGCTTTGTATAAGGCAACTGCCTTTAAATTGACTTTATGCCTGAAAATGTTACTTTCTAGAGTGGCATAAGTCTCaaatattttgaaaaatgtCCATGCTAAATCCACAGGATAGCCCAACATTCATGAAactaatgggagtcaggtggctgagcggttagggaatcgggctagtaatctgaaggttgccagttcgattcccggccatgccaaaggacattgtgtccttgagcaaggcacttcaccctacttgcctcgggggaatgtccctgtacttactgtaagttgctctggataagagtgtctgctaaatgacaaactgtaaatgtaaatgaaacctCCAGGACtgcaaatttacatttacatttagtcaaatAGCTTGTTCCCTTTGTTGGAGTTGTATTCAAATGAGTTTTCAGAGATGACCTCAcctcagctcccagccccatATCCCAGAGCCTCATTcgttcactcactcattcaattCATTTCAGCTCTTTATGAAAAACTAGTAAATGTATTCAGCTGTTAGCCTGACCTTTGAGTTCCTGAAAGGCTCAGTAGATGGCACTGTTGTCTGTAAATGGATACTTGCGTTTGATGATTGATTACTGTAAAGTCTTAATGTAAATCTTTTGCATTTTTTATTAGAACATGTGATCTATGTATACAATATTATTTCAATCAGCTATATTAAGTATAAAGGTAATTTATATTGTACAATAAGGGATATAGTTGTGTATTCCAAGCTGTTGATGGATTACTATCTATTACAGGGGAATTCGTGTGGCTTTGGCCCGGTGGAATATGAGATCATTTGCAATTTGGCCCATTTATTGATCAATAATTCAATTTACTCTGAAAATGAGGTAAGGGGTTAGTGAATTAGAATTATCTACTGTGTTTCAACTTGAGATATCTGCACCAATTATGTGCTGATGTAATTGAATATGATCTTCCGCTTGGAAATGATAGAACCATCCAAGGACAGCCTCCATGCCATCAACAGTGATGTAAAGATGTTCATACGTTGAGGATCATTCGGCATAAAACATCTCTTGGTCTTTTGTCTCACTGTCTAAAGAATCACAGTTGCACAGTAATGCAATGAATGAAGGGATAGATAAGACCGTTTACAGATGGGAATTTGTGAGGGAGAAAGGcaaaaagagaggaaaggagatagAGTCAGGgccagaaggagaaggagagagaaagagagtaagagaaaaaagagaaaccgaaagagaaacacagaaagagagagagagagagagagagagggagaaccagagagcaagacagagagagagagcatcttGATTTCAAATAGTTGACTCTGCTTCACTCTGAGGTTAGAGAAGCAGAATGCTTCTGCCAGATGAGTATTAATGAACTAATGAGGCCAGTgcctttctcctctccatcatcctcctcccacAGGGGAGACTGAGCACTTTGGGTGGAGCATAGTGGATAATAGCAAATGTGGGTGTCAGTAATAATACTGTCTGTCTTGCCAAAGTGGTGTGCCGAATGACTCCTTTGTCTCGCATTAATTTCtttgtctccttttctctctctcactccctccctctctctctctctttctgtctttttctttctttctccttctctctctctgtctctccctcctttgctCAAGGTCCCCCACTGAGGTTTCTGGTTGAAAGCGAGTCAGCAGGAATAAAAAGGACTCTGGCTGTTGACTCCCCCAGAAAGAGAGGATGGTGGGAGGAGCCAAACGAGGAGAGACACGCCCACGCGCACGCATACGATCCtgcgcacacgcgcgcacaaaAACCCAAACACGCCCGTTCACAcgtacccacacacatgcacacaaaccacacacggATCAAATTGTGCGTTGAAGTCCTCCCCTAAGGCCGGAACGCAGAGTAATGCGCTCAGTGCGATTATTTCATTTATAACTGTCCTGGACCTTTTCAGATAAGACCATTTTTCAGGTTGCCATCCATTAACATCTTCAGCCTGCATCCATTAGGCTGCCAAGCTCACAGGGCTCCATTTAAAGGGACAGAAGCTCGACTTGTTCGGGTTGTGCTGTTGAACACTGAAATCAGAACTCCTTCAGCGCGCAGAGACCTCCAGTCACCTAATCCCAGAGGATGAAACAACACAACGGCACCGTTCCTAGTTGTGAATCATTTCATGAATGATGCATCCGGCATCCGAGTCAGCAAAACCACTGAGACGCTCCCAGTTGCTGTGGTGTTCAGGGCTGCTTGTGCTTCGACAGTgccacaacataacatttcctgtCGAAGACTCGCTGAAGGCCTAGAGTACCCTAAGGCTCTGGTAGACGGTGAGGCTGCGAGCGGTTCGAGATGGGACTTGCGTATGTCTGGAAAGTCCCCATCCCTTGGGTGCAGACAAGAGCTGTCGCTGTCATTGTCACTTAATAGGACATGGCTGCCTTGGCTGGGATTCTCCCTGCTCGGCACGGCTGTATTCTCTGGGCCTGTTAATCCAGGTGTTCATTCATCTACATgaccaccctcccacacacttgGACTGGCTCACTGCACTCTACTGTACCACCCAttccagccccactcactcactcactcaatccatccctccatccctcctttgctccctgcctcacatgatccctccctccctcactccctccctcactcacacgcccatctccctcccccgctctctccttccctcatgtGCTACCTGTAGTTATGGGGGTTAGCCAACGAGctaaacatgcagacagacatataAATGAGCCTTGGTAAATGTCAGTCTTTTCATGCCAAGTTGTAATGCCACATTTGTTTTGCAAACTGTCATTTGTTTTTAGTGTAAGCCAACTTGTTAACCCCATCCTCTTGTTTTCCCCTCGGCTCTGCCTTCTCAAGACATAAATAGAGCAGGGAATGGGATTCTATTTCAGGTTGTGATGCCGACAATGTGTAGGACAATGTTTAGACTAAAACATCTCAgaacaatgtatttttttaaacgCTTCAAACACTTTTAGCTCATGAAGGATTgtagcaggggagggggactcAGAAAGGACATGATTGGCTGGTGAGCAATAGCATTCCCTtcaactgtgtgtttgtatatgatgTTTGTAGGTTTGatgcagacaggcaagcagacaggtagacagacaagaaGGCAGAAAGACAAGTAGctggacaggcagagaggcaggtaggcagacagCCAGAAGGGCAGGTGGGCAGaaatatagacagacagacagaagaccgacagacagaagaccgacagacaggcaggccggccggcctggggggggggacaggcctGATGTTAATGTCATCCTCCGCTCTTTGGCTCCGAATTGAAGGCTAATGTGTGTCCTGCTCTGACAGAGGCCTGTCTCTTTCATGTGAGGGGGAATGACCGTATGAATTAcaatggcaggtgtgtgtgtgtgtgtgtagatgttcggtcatgtctgtgtgtgtttgcgtgtgtctgtgtgtgttcccacaCGCATGCCTGTGTGTATCTTGGTCCTCCTGTTCCGAGGTTTCTATGTGCAGCCATGCTACAGGAGCCAGCCATGCCTCACACTGAAGTTCTCCTTCATGGCTTTTACTGCATTCCCACACGCGGTGACGCTAAAAGAAATGATTTACACACAAGTGAATAAATACCCTGTGGCCCAGTGCTACGCTACATGACCACCCCATGCTGCTTCCAAGGCTCCAGGCATGTCCAGGATTACTTTTAGGGGGTCACAGACATCTGTTTGTTTAGTGTCTCTGGAACAACTGTTAGCAATGCTAACATTCTGGAGATGGTGTGGCAACCAGCGGGGACAGACAGGTGACGTGTGGGATTTGTCACACTGGAAAGTGAAGATGCCCAATTTCGTGATGTGTCTCGAAACTCCCTGCGACTACTGTTTTGAAACAACAAAACCACATCTGGGGACGAAGCTGTAACTGTGAAATGATGGCCGCGGCACAAGACGAGAACCCACTCTGTGTTGTTGTAGTATTACTGGTGTGAGGTCTATGAAGTCATTCCAGGCGGTGAGAGGTGAGTTGAGGAGCAGTCACCACAAGCTAATCAGGCTGGGTGGGGACACGGAGGGTGAGACAAGGATCGACAGATCTCCCACGCAGaggtggggagacaggggggatggggaggagggggagggggcaaggTTGCTAAGGGGGTCCCTCTCAGTGTTTGCTGTGAGCTCAGCAAAGCTGTGGAATACCCCACACCTCCCTGGATGAACACGGTTTCCTCCTGCGTCGTGGAGATCGACAACTCGCCGGTCTTTGGCGCACAAACGCACGCGCGCTCAGAACGCAATCTGTTTATTGAGGCAATGATCATTAAACAGCCCAGGTCTTCCCTCTGTCTTCTCCAGTTATGttccaatgcccccccccccttccctgtctGTAAACAGTTTACAGTGGCGAGTGCTTTGGCATCTTCTCATCTGGCATCAAGTCACAATGACTTGGCTTCTGCTTGTAGTAGAAAATCATCCACACTCTCCTTGCCCACTCTGTCCTAATTTATGTGCTGTGGGGATCCATTCTTCTTCAGATAAAGGCCATTTTGTTGATTATTCAGTCTGTTTCTGATTCAATTCTGGCTGCCCTCGGAGAGCAGCGACGATTCCACCGTCACTCCTAGATGGGCTGAGAGGGAATGGCTAACGGGAATTTTACAGTGAATTTCAAAATGCTGTTTGGAGTTTGaactgtttgtttgtgagagcgTGCGCATGCCTGCGTGTGCATCATGCACCTTCATGATGCACACGCAtcatgcagggtgtgtgtgtgcattttactCTACAAACGATGACCGGTTTATCCAGCTGTGACGTGGGCAGAACAGAAAAGGACACGATGTTGAGGTACAAGCGGTATTGGTGACATTTGTTCTTTGAGACGGAGGTTGCATGGGGTACACAGTGCTAGCCATTCCATGTGTATTCCAACTGGCCGGTGATGAAGTGCTTAGCCTACAGGCGCTCTTTGTGTTGCATAGGGCTTGTGTTTCCTTGGGAACCCATCGCTTGTTAacaagggtgtgtgttggtgtgtgtgtttgtcagagagacagagagagagagagagagagagagagagagagagagagagagagagagagagagagagagagagagagagagagaga contains:
- the fscn2a gene encoding fascin-2a; translation: MSTNGINKALKLQFGLINHESRYLTAEAFGFKVNASASSMKKKQIWMLEQEDQDGQVVFLRSHLGRYLASDKDGKVSCGAEKPNSDCRFLIVAQSDGRWAFQSEPYTRYFGGSADYLSCFAQAIGEPELWAVHLALHPQASLLSVARKRYAHLSASEGEISVASNIPWGVDSLVTLVYAEGKYSLKTCDSRFLSNDGKLVKANAPATAFTLELKSGKLAFKDCDGKYLTPMGPTGTLRSGRCSKPGKDELFDLEESHPQVLFQAANKRFVSVKQGVSISANQDVETDMETFQMEIDKESKKCMFRTNGGTYWTLVSHGGIQSTATEVDANTMFDIEWLGRRVALKASNGKYVCTKKNGQLSAVSDSVGDDELFLMKLINRPMLILRGENGFVCHHKNSNTLDSNRSVYDIFSLLFSDGAYHIKSVGGKFWYVSSSGLVCSDGDKPEDFYMEFLEHGRVGIKGNNGKYLRGDQGGTLKSDAADSDSSSLWEY